From the Deltaproteobacteria bacterium genome, the window TCTGACCCCATTGTTTCTTCATATTTTCTCCTCACTTGTTTTCCAATGTTGATTGGATTGGGCCATCGCGAAATGAATCATGCCCTCCACGGATTCGTCGAAGGTGCTGGGAATGACGATCATGGGGAAAGGCTGGACGGTCGGGGGAGGAGAAGGATGGCCCATGACGGACATGATTTTTGGACGAAATGGTATTGGAACTTCAGTCTATTATTTAACATCGTTCCTACCGTAGTATATCAAATTAGTATTACGTGAACTTAATAGTTAGTTATTTAACAGCGTCCCTAAGTTAACATGGATCACGTTAAGTTAATCATAGTATACAAATAACACGGCTTAATTAGTGTAGTAAAGTGGCTCAACAAAATTGTACAATATACATTTTGCCTATCTTAGGAAAAAAATACCTACATTATTAGCATAGCCTATTGGACTAAACAGCGATGTATCAAGGCTATAGAGACGTGGCACAAGGCTTGCTATAGTATAACAATACAAATTCTAAATAGGAAGGAGGTGATACGCATGATAAGCGGAATAGAAGGTTTATCGGATTACTCACAGATGTCCCTCATGCGGAGCCGGACGAGAAATCCTTTCGAAAAACTGGACTCGGATGGGGACGGCTCGTTGGACAAGGTCGAGATCAGTTCAATGGCGGAAAAACTGGCGCAAAAAACGGGTGAATCGGTGGATGCCGATGAGATCGTTTCCAAGCTGGATACGGACGGTGACGGCCTGGTCAGCCAGGAAGAGTTTGAAGCAGGACGCCCCGAAGGTCCCCCGCCGGGAATGATGGGCGGCGGCCCGATGGGAAGCGAAACTAAGAGTCTCCTAAGCGAAATGGGCGACTCGGAAGAGGATGATTCCTACGATTCAGTTGCCTTTCTCGATGCAAACGGTGACGGCGTCGTAGATGCCGATGAGGCCAGGTCGGGAATATCCAGGCTGATCCTGGAGTATGGGAGCCTGATGAACGGCGCGTATCAACAGGCCGGAGGAAACGAGCGTCAACTCAACTTATTTGTGTGACGTAAGTCGAAGCCTAAGAAATGGGTTCCTGCAACCTACCGGACTGAAAAACCAAGTTCAATAGGAACGTGTTCAATCGCCTGCCGCTGCGGATCGAAGCGGCAGGCACAAACAGGTAACCATGGGACGCTGTTAAACCATTCAATTCCGATCGAGCGAAAGACCTGTTCAAGAGTCGCCTATGCCGAGATTGGCTCGCCTTGACGCTCCCGGCGTGTTCCATCACGTTATGATCCGCGGGATAGAGCGTCGAGACATATTTTGGAACGAAGCGGACCGGGAAGACTTCCTGGGCCGCCTGAGTACGCTGCTGCCGGAAACGGGGACAGCTTGTTTAGGATGGGCGCTGCTCTCGAATCATGCTCATTTGCTGTTCCGAACCGGCAACGCGCCATTGTCCAAGTTAATGAGGAGGCTTTTGACCGGATATGTTTTGGGTTTTAACAGGAGACACCAACGAAACGGACAACTTTTTCAAAACCGCTTCAAATCGATCGTGTGTCAGGAAAACATGTATTTGAAAGAGTTGGTTCGGTACGTCCATCTGAACCCCATCAGAGCGGGCCTGGTCTCAGATCTTGAAGAGCTGAATACGTATCCCTATTGCGGTCACAGCGCTTTATCGGGGAATAGGGAAAGACCGTGGCAAAATGTAGATTATGTGCTGGGCTGGTTTGGCGATGAGGTCGATGCCGCCGGGAAGGCCTATCAACTTTATATGAAGGAAGGGCTTCCGCAAGGCCGTCGGGAGGATCTGGCGGGGGGCGGATTGATCCGCAGTCTCGGCGGCTGGTCGGAAGTGAAACGACTTCGATCGGAAGGCCGGAGCCATACAATGAGCGATCAACGGATATTGGGGGATTCCGATTTTGTCGAATCCATACTTTCAGGAGCAGGGGAAAAGGTCGAACGGCGTTACGAATTGAAGGCCTTAGGCTACGACTTGAACCGCATCGCAGAAAAGGCGGCCCGACTGTATGGAATGGAACTTCATGAGGTTTTTTCCAAGGGACGCCAGGATCGGAAAGTGAAGGCGAGGAGCCTGGTCTGTTATTGGGCTGTGAGAGAATTGGGGATGTCGATGTCGGATTTGGCGCGGAAGTTTGGAATGAGTATCTCGGGGGTCGGCTATGCGGTCAATAGAGGGGAACGCATTTCCCATGAATATTCAGGCCAATTGATGGATTGATTGCTTCGTTGAAGCGTGTGCCCAACATGTTCAACATTATGTGTGAAAGTCGTTTCATTATCGACACGGTTCTTAAATAAATCCTGCCTTTCAATGACGGCAAGGGTTGATCCCCGGCCGAGCTTCTATTGATTCCCTCCGGGCGCGTTGGCGCCGGCATACTCCAACCCGGCCGCATGTGTTTGCCCTCTGGTCTTGACGAACACACGAAAGCATGGGTTAACCTGATGTCCCCCTGCCCACGGTTTAGAATACGCGACACCGAGCCGGCCAGTGCTTAGCCCGGAGTTGCTCAATTTCTGGGCAACTCCTTCGCCGGGACTGCTCAATTTCTGCGCAATGCTTCTCCTGTCGGATGTTCCCGACTCAACGTCATCAAGATCGAAAATCTCTGTAAGTCCTTTTCGTGCCTATCTTTTGTTCGGGAGGCGCTCCACATGTGAATGGGGGTTCGACGACCTGGTATGTTTCTTGATATAATTTATCAGTTCCGTTCATTGCGTTAATTTAGTTTGGTTAAAGAAGGGTAACCAAACACCCCTGAATGCATACTTTGAAAGAATGGAAGAATAAGACGACTGGCGGAGGGTGCTATGACAGAAGACTTTGCAGAGCAACCAGTTCGTTCCCGGCTTGTGGTCGGCGCCTTTGGTTTGGCTGCGGCGGCCATCGGCTTGATGGCTTTTGTGGGTCTGATATTCGGGGCCGGGCTTCTGGCAAGCCTTGGGTCGGACAAAATACCTATGGCGCCCAGCACGGCCCTGTTGTTCTTTCTTTACGGCTCCGCACTCTTTCTACGTGCATACTTGCCGATGAACCGCGGAATACGCCGGATCACTCTGACCGTCAACGTGGCCGGGGCGGCGTTGGCGCTGTTGCTGTTTTGCTTGTCCTATCTCAAGATTTATCTAAGCATCGAAAAGCTGGGCATTGGGATTTCAGGCACTGTGGGCGGAGCGCCGGTAGGACATATGTCGCCGTTGACCGCGTTTTGCTTCCTGCTTTCCAGTCTCTCCTTCCTGTCCTTGCTTTCGAAGTCTTTGAACCAAACCGCACGGAAGGCGGTCGCTTTCTGGTCCGCCGGGTTATTGGCGGTGATGTCCATCACGCTCATTCTGGCCTATCTTTATGGGACGCCGTTACTTTATGGAAGTTCTTTTATCCCGCCGGCGGCGACAACCAGCCTGGCTTTCCTGGCGCTTGCAACAGCTTTGCTGGTATCCACGGGTTGTCACAACCGGTCACAGAAAGAAGGGATCCGAGAAGATGGACCTTTCTCCTATTTTCTTGGGCTGTTTTTCTTGATCCTGACGGTCGGCATCGTGGCGGCAGGGTACTTTTATTACAGGACATATGAAAAGCACTACCGAGCCGGGGTGGAAAAACAGCTTTCCGCCATTGCGGATCTGAAAGTCAGGGATCTTGTGGAGTGGAGAAAGCAGAGGCTTGGGGATGCGTCCGTCTATTACGGAAACGACAACTTTTCGGGTCTGGTGAGGAGATACCTCGAAGCCCCCCAAGACGCTGATACGAGCAGGAGATTGAAGACTTGGCTCGTCAAGGTCCGGTCCGCCCATGAGTACGACCGGGTGTTATTGCTGGACGCCCGGGGTTTGGTGCGCATGTCGGATCCGGAATCGCCCGAATCCGCCGTTCCTCACCTTGTCCGTGATGTGTCCGAGGTCTTAGGCTCCGGGAAAATGACTTTGCTTGATTTTCATAGGCATTCACCGGATGGTCCCGTTTTCCTCGAAGTTATTCTTCCCATCCTTGAGGAACGGGACGGGGAGTTTCCCTTGGGTGCTCTCGTCCTGCGGATCGATCCTAAAACGTATCTTTACCCCCTGATTCAGAGTTGGCCCTCGGACAGCGCTACCGCCGAAACTCTGCTTGTCCGGAAAGAAGGAGAGGAGGTGCTTTTCCTGAACGAACTCAGGTTCCGGGAAAATTCGGCC encodes:
- a CDS encoding transposase yields the protein MPRLARLDAPGVFHHVMIRGIERRDIFWNEADREDFLGRLSTLLPETGTACLGWALLSNHAHLLFRTGNAPLSKLMRRLLTGYVLGFNRRHQRNGQLFQNRFKSIVCQENMYLKELVRYVHLNPIRAGLVSDLEELNTYPYCGHSALSGNRERPWQNVDYVLGWFGDEVDAAGKAYQLYMKEGLPQGRREDLAGGGLIRSLGGWSEVKRLRSEGRSHTMSDQRILGDSDFVESILSGAGEKVERRYELKALGYDLNRIAEKAARLYGMELHEVFSKGRQDRKVKARSLVCYWAVRELGMSMSDLARKFGMSISGVGYAVNRGERISHEYSGQLMD
- a CDS encoding EF-hand domain-containing protein — its product is MISGIEGLSDYSQMSLMRSRTRNPFEKLDSDGDGSLDKVEISSMAEKLAQKTGESVDADEIVSKLDTDGDGLVSQEEFEAGRPEGPPPGMMGGGPMGSETKSLLSEMGDSEEDDSYDSVAFLDANGDGVVDADEARSGISRLILEYGSLMNGAYQQAGGNERQLNLFV